GAATCAATCAGAAGGATGCTGGGCTAAAAGTTGAATCCGCAAagtaaaatgatttaaacatgTTACATCAAGGATGAAGTAGATTCCTCATAGCAGAGCTGCACCTGGAGCGGAACTATTCTTATTGTGTCCCAGATTTTACATAGTTTAGTTTGTTGAGTGAAGTTCAACTGAGGTTATTGTTTAAATTTATCCAAACTGGGGAGAAATGCCTTAAAGACTAATATATTATTCGTCTGAGCATGTTTGTGCACACAGACTCTCCAGATGTTCCTTCCCAGTGATAacataaaaaaactgtttttccacACAACAGTTTCAGACATGCTTTTCAGAGGAAGTAATTATGCCAGTCTGCTGTAAATTTGGTTTGCAGCACAGTATCTACGAAACACATGTACACCGCTGTGACACATAAATAAGATTATATTCAACAATATGGCTTATATTGTCCTTTCCCATTTGTGACTGGCTTTGCTCAGTCTGACTTAATTCAGACAAAGTATTTGTCTTCACCCACTGAGAGGATATTTCTGTTTCCCGAGAAGGTCtgtttccaaaaaaacattCGCACTACCAAGCTTCCAGACTGGTGACATGCTGAACTGAACTGTAAAGTCAAGCGCAGTATATATTATGACAGAGCTGTCATGATTCCAGCTGAACAATTCGTCTGTGTAGATGCTGACAAGTCAAAAGTTTCCAGATCCAGTGCCAGATACAACCCCTCAGAGTTGGAAAGCAGTGTAATGGGGGTTTTGCTGACTCTGCCCCATTGAGGCTTGTGATCTCATCCCAGGCCGGCTGTTACATAGGTTCACTTAGCCATGACCCAGAAGCACTGGTCTGTACCCTGTCGGAAACATCTGCAGGGGAtacaacaaagaacaaagtgCTACATTAAAGTACACTCTGCTTGTGAAGTCTTGTCTCTTGACAATGTCTTAATTTTCAATCATCAGTTGCtaaagatctttaggtattcaCATATACACTagtgtagctgttcttgtttgTGGGGATTTTGTTTGACTCCAACCACTTGCATCCATTTTAAACTACAAATAGTACACGCACGGATATTTCCTGGTATGCAGATTTTGCAAGAACAAAAGAGGCACTACTTAACCCAAACACTTTAGCGTCTTTTCTCCTTGATCAGATCAGTTTCTACACAACAGGATACAAGCATACTTCTCAATCTGCAACATTTGTAAATACCCAATTCGCGAAACAAAAAGTTGGAATTCTCACTGTTTGTCGTGATTATTTTAATTACGCTGaatttaaaatagtaaaaagagAAGCTTTCTTAGTGGTTGGAGTTTCCTAACCATAAAAATTGAGTAATCTACGCTAATGAACTCCACAGCCAGCTCTGGGTGCATGTGGTATTGTTTATACTTAACAGCCACATCTGGGTTGTTCTTTGTGTCTCTGGGGTCTTTTATTGTTGCAAGTTATTTGAGGTGAAATGTACATCTCCAAGTGTCTAGTTTTCCCAGAGTCGGAGATAGTGCTGTAGTTCCAACAAGCTCAAACCCGCTGACGCAAGTCATCTTTAAACCTTGCAGCTGCTCTTTGAATTTTACTGTTCTCCTCAGGCTACGGTGTCAGGAAGACGGCACtataggaaaataaaacacccgTTCTCACACATTTCTccaacagcaaaaataaaaaataaaaataataacaaaaaaacagcatatcTAAACAGAAATCATAGTGACCATTCTCAATAGCTGTCTGAAGAAAACGTAGCATAAAAAATCTTGTGACAACTGTTCCCATACAGAACATCAAAACCAACGTTTCTCATGTTAACCAGAATTTCCTTAAACACAGCTATAATTATATCCAGTGTTCCAAGGCCAAAATCTTAGCCAAATAGAGTCACCACTAATTGTTCGGCTTCAAAGCGGAGATCTTGGTATAAATCTACTACTGTAATGGTAGCCTAAGCCTCAAGGCAGCATTTCTATTAGATTTTGGCCTTCGCTATTGGATCACATGGTCTGTTTAGGTAATGCACGAGATAATGAGTAACATCTGGAGACAGTGAAAACACCAGACATCCGAGAATGATGATTCAGCTGGAAACATAGCAACCAGAAGAAAATTTTAGAGGTTTTTGCCAAAAGAATTTCAAAGGATGCGCAAAATTTGtgacctgtgtgtttttttctctgcaggacGGTGCTGTATGAGTGCTGCCCGGGATACGTGAAGATGGATGGCATGCGCGGCTGCCCTGCAGGTATAGCCCGTGCAACAGTGTAGTCAGTGTATAAATGTTAATGGCCATATAGCTGTGAACTATTTTTGATATAAGACTAAATAAGCTTGAGCCATAGCATACTGTAGATACATTGTCGTGTTTTTCCAAGTGTTGCCCTGCTgatgccttcttcttcttttccttttggctGTTACCTTCAAGGGTCACCACAGAGTTCATACACTGCATTCATGTACTCCTTTCTCTACCTCTTTGGTCTCCCTCTAGACCTTCTGTTCTAACCTCAGCATCCTCTGAACATATGCAAACCATCTCAACCAGGCCTCTCTAACTTTACCTCCAAAACATCTTACATGAGCAAAGGGTCCGTGAGCCCTTAGGGGTCCgcagaggtgctgcagggggtcacaatttctttggttgattaggtattttttatgttttttttttgtttttttgtttttttaattttcccccacaatttaaaatttctttaaatacacattaacatgaatctgacatattttagtaaagggataagggatagcttaatattgaatgttatgatatattcataaatagcactaggccgatatatatataatagtaggtagtaggtagggggtccctacttaatctctccatcagtttgggggtccttggcctgaaaacgaTGAAGACCCTTGCTCTAATGTACTCATTCCTGATCCTATCCCTCCCGGCCATGCCCAGAGAAAAACCTCAACATCTTCAGCTCAAAGCCACTGTCTCTTTATCAGCTGTTGTGCTGATGATACCTCACGATGCATATTTCTGTCCCAGTTGCCCCGATTGACCACGTCTATGGCAGTTTGGCTATAGTGAAAGCCACTTCAACCCAAAACTACGCTGACATTTCCAAGCTGAGACCTGAAATCGAGGGACCAGGATCCTTCACTTTCTTTGCTCCTAGCAATGACGCCTGGGAACTTTTGGATGAGGTGAGTCAAGACTAAACAAAAAGCATTTGGAGAAGATCCAACTCAcctcacttttttcttttttttgacatcttATCTTCTTCACCTTACAGACAATGAGGAGCGCGCTGGTCAGCAACGTCAACATTGAACTGTACAACGCTCTTCACTATCACATGACTAACAAACGCTTCTTGACCAAAGACTTAAAGAACGGAATGACTGTAACTTCCATGTACAATGACCTTGGTCTCCTTATTAACCATTACCCCAATGGGGTGAGTATTCAGTGTTATCACAGTACCCCTTGAAGATGAACTACTTGTACTTGGGTTGCATCATTGAAGTATGTGCTGTTCTGTAGGTGGTGACAGTGAACTGCGCCAGGATTATCTATGGCAACCAGATTGCCACCAACGGAGTGGTACATGTCATTGATCGTGTCATCAGTGGTGTTGGAAACACCATCCAAAATGTccttgatgttgatgatgactTGACAACTCTGAGTGTAAGTACAAACAAGTGTAGACCAAACAGTACAAACACCTCATGGGCGAGCAATTGCATTTGTCCACTGTACTGTACTAACGACTACTCTAAATATAATTCTGCTGGTGAAATCATTTTCTAGGATCTGGTTCAAACCGCTGGACTGGCAGAGAAACTTGGGGAACCAGGACATTACACTCTCTTTGCTCCCACCAATGATGCCTTCGACAAACTCGATAGCGACATGCTGGAAAGATTTCAGAGCAACAAAGACGTCCTTAAAGGTAAACCAAGCTATTCTTCAAGTGATTATGCTAAAATGATTTCAATTTAAAAGTAGGTGAACCACATTTGTAGTAAATGATTGAAGAATATGAAAAGATATGTAGTGGCTGCGGGAAGCATATTTGTCTTCCATTAAGGGATCATTTTCAAATGTTCAGCTTCTTCTAATTCAAAACAGACGAAGCCGCAAGGAGTCTGGAACTTACACGCTGCTAGCTTTATATAACAAAGACGTCTCTAAGTCAAACTCTTGTGTAAACTTGTGAGTGGAGTGTCAAACAATGTTACACGTCATGTGACAAGTTTGTGTGATTCTACCTTCTTTAATTTGTAGATTTACATTGTACATGTTCataattatttctatttcaaacATTCTCCACTATCTCAGTCATAGTACATAAATCAAAATCTAGTTGACTGTCAGCTTTTGAAAAACCACAGGAAGaacaacatttcaacatttttatgataagtctttttttttgggggggggggggggcacacacAATGAAAGGCAGGAAGCAGCTGCATCTTTGCACAAGCTCATCAAATTGGCAACATgtctgcacatttttatttgcccATAGTCTGCTATATGTGAGATCAGAACCAATTCACACGAACTGAGGCTGAGCTTCAGAGGTCTTTCCACTCAGGGACCTCAGGGATCCAAAGGGTCTGCAGGTTTCCTGGGCTTTATTTCCTCAGCTGCAGTGCAGCATGAGAAACAACATAAACCTACCAATGCATGACATAAACATCTACCTATGCACTTCATCCCATTCCAGCTCTTCTGAGTTACCACCTCCTGAACTCGGTTCAGTGCTCTGAGGCCATCATGGCGGGCAGCTCTCACGAAACCCTGGAGGGCCACAACATTGAGATCGGCTGTGATGGAGAAAGTTTGACAGTTAACGGCATCAAAATGGTGCTGAAGAAGGACATTGTTACCTCCAATGGAGTCATCCACCTCATTGACCAAGTACTCATTCCAGACTCAGGTTAGagctcctcttttctttctacttGAGCACACCTGGTTTATTACAAAAACTTGAcagacatgatttatttttatttttttttgtctgtaattCATATTGTGTGGAATTCCTGTTCCCTTTAAGCTAAGCAGGTAACAGAACTGTTGGGAACTTCCCAGTCAACCTTCGGTGACATGGTTTCCGAGCTGGGCCTTTCCGCTGCTATGAGACCCGGGATTGAGTACTCTTTTCTGGCTCCCCACAATGCTGTCTTCACTGGTGAGTCACACACTGTTCATTATATCATGCACTCCCCTCTGTTTTCCACTTGGCAGGTGGTTAATGTGAATGCTGGCTGGTCTGTACTCACTGTCTGGAATGAAAACAGTATTTCCTTTTGCCTGCTGATACTCATAAGTGAGAGAATATGTGCCTCTGGATATCCTGGGCCACTATTCCCATCGGACATTTCCTGAAAGGAGCagttatgttttgtttctctaaCAAGAAAGTGCATTTAAGTGAGCATGAATACTTCCACAGTAACGTAGGATGTAGCTTTAAAGAATGCACAAGGCATCAGTGTAAAAACTGTAAttatattctttttcttttgttacttGGTACTGGACCAtttgtttatctttgtttttaactgagTCATGTCAAAGAGGATTTCAGTTACTAAGTGGCTAATAAATGCAAAGTCAGCACAGTAAACGCAGATGTTCATGGTTCTGCACAttatacattttactgtttgttccctctgcagatgaagtgatgtcCATTGATCAGAGTGATCTCAAGCTTATCCTGGAGAACCACATCTTCAAGAATAAGATCGTCCTGCGAGAAATGTACAATGGACAGATGCTGGAAACCATTGCCGGAAAATTTCTCCGGGTCTTCATCTATCGCACTGTGCGTTTCCATCTCTGAAGCCGTGCCCAGAAATAGAGACATTATGTGTATTAACTTTGGCATCATTCCCTATAGCCTTGAGACATAACATTAAACCTTGTCTTTGACTTGTGGATTATGTCTGCAGGCTATGTGCATTGAGAATGCCTGTCTGATAAGAGGCAGTAAAGAAGGAAGCAACGGGGCCCTTCATCTCACAAGAACTCTGTTGAAACCTGCAGAACAATCGATGTTTGAGATTCTGACAGAAAATGGAGGGTTCAAGTAAGTGCAGGGACATGCTAATGAAAAAGGACTGTGGTctttaaatgcagcaaaaccacatcttttctgtgtctttccATTAAATCCACATGGCACATATGGGAGTGAAAAAGTGCTGATGTTGCAATATGTCCACTCTCTGTGGTTTCTGTAACAGCCAAGTTAcagttttcctctcttttctgcaggatctttttgtctttgatggAAGCTGCTGGGTTGACCGACCTGCTCCGACAGCAGGGAGCATTCACTCTGTTCGCCCCCAGCGACAAAGCTTTTGCTGGTTTAAGCGAAAGGGACATGAATTTGCTGAAGAGTAAGTCTTACACCTTTTATCTCTGAATGCGTTTCAGGCCGTTAGTTTATGTCACCAGATGAATCTAatgcagaataaatgaatagtttttgtgtttggCGTTGTTTATTTCAGGTGACATAAATGCTCTCAGGACCATCCTCCTGTATCACGTCACTAATGGCATCTTCATCGGTGATGGTTTGGAGCCTGGAGTAACAAACCTTTTCAAGTCTCTCCAGGGCAGCAACCTCAAAGTGATGCTTGTAGGTATTTAGTGCAATAAGACTGACCCAGTTTTTTCTAAAGTCAATAAACTTTTACAACATTTATAGTGAATACTGAAGGTTTTTATTACCATCATCATTGGATGATTAAATACCGTCCTCACTTTGAAACTCACTGACGTCTGCAAACTAATATAACATCCATTTTATATCAGAGTTCTCTCCTTGTCTTTTAAAACAGGTTCATTCACGTTTTGCTTTTCTGTAATTGTTATACCTTTCTCCCTCAGGCAAACAACACAGTTCAGGTGAATTCTCTCCAAGTCCCTCAATCAGATGCCATGGCCACAAATGGAGTCATTCACTTCGTCAACCAAGTTTTGTATCCCGCAGGTACGAATCTCATCCAGTCAGCCTCGTTAATACTCACGTCCCATTATAAATCTGCCAAGACATCCACTTTATGTGTGGTTTCAATAATTGTTGTAAATACCTAAGTGTGGTTAACGCCCTGTGCTTTCTTCCAGACATCCCCGTTGGAAGTCAGGAACTGATGGCGTTATTCAGGAGGCTCATCAGTTATATGCAAATCAAGGTGACATATATCAAAACTTTGAACAAAATGtcatcaacacattttttttaaacctgctataacacatttttactttgtttttgttttacagtttattaCAGGATTCAGATATCAGGAAATCCCCCTCACCTTTTTGAGTAAGTTGTAGTATTATAATGCTACTAAAGAGTTTTTATTCTTACTTTTTTTCAATGTGTATAATGGCTTCATCAAGTCTTCCACAAATGAAGAATAACGGTTATATGTGAAACATGACTCTCTTACCTTTATCATCTCCGCTGCAGCCAAGATCATCCAGATGGAGCCCACCGTCACCAAGGTTACCAGGGTCATTGAAGGTCCGCCCTCCATCACCAAGGTTACCAGAGTCATAGAAAGCAAGCCCTCCGTCACCAAGGTTACCAGAGTCATAGAAGGTCCGCCCACCATCACCAAGGTTACCAGGGTTGTCGCAGGTAAAAAATTTTCTTGAATCAGCATTGTCAGGTCTCCTCATCCAGCCAATCATCTTAATAGCTCACAAACACTGTTGTTTCCATGACGCTAATACTTAGTCAGCACTGGCGCCTCAAACACTGATACAGGATACATTAAATGAGAAAGTTGTTTTATATCAAACACGAGGGATCGTTACTCACTCCGCTTCCTATCAGCCTCCAGATAGTAAATGTGGTTGGATTTGTACAGATTATAAAGTATGAAGTTATACAGCAACAATGCATAAATGGAAGTGGGTGATTAAGAagactaaaaggaaaaaaaaaatcatgtggaTATGCAGTCAGTGCTGATGGTAGTTGTGATCAATGGAAACAATATGTTTCTGCTGGCTTGCTGCATTAACAGATTCATCAAAGTTTTGTGAGTTGTCTTGCTTGCACATGCATTATTCCACATATACAGGATAACATCCCTATTTTCAAAAAGCGACACAGACTGAATAATACATCCGGGCAATAAGAAGCATTTGTTCCCCAAACATggcaaatgacaaaaataatgctACTGAAGGTTCGCGTACCCTCTCAGGCCTGTTGTTCTTTCCCAATTTATGCAATTTATCTCTGGGGCTCTTGAAGGTCTCCAGTGCACCTCTGTCAAAATGAACAGTAAAACTTTGGAGTATctaaaaaacaactgaaataagTATCGACGGGTTCAAAGGGTTTCTTAAAGCCAGGGTTGGGGACAGTAATGCGAGACCTAGTCATATaccctgacctggatgactgacaactTTCACAGACAAAACTAGCGTGCATTGGGAAAGTCAACACAAGGTCCTTCTGGGCTGATATCCAGCAAAAATAGCCTACACTAAAAATCCTAATAGAAGAATGATTGAATTTTCATTGGCAGTCGTGTCTTCTTGCTAGGCTAATGCCGTTCTACTGCTCCGCTTCCTGCTTTCTCTcttaagaaaatgaaacactggCTGTCTATCAGAGTCAAGCAACTGTAAAGACCGGGCTCAAGGACCACAACATAACGTGAATGGTGGAGACAGATGCcagagttacaaaaataaagggtttatttcatttacaaaagGATAAAAGGTAACACGTGAACCACTGTGAGCCACTGCGACTGAAGAGTGATGTGTTCTCAGACACCTTCAGCCATTCTTTTATCCATATCTTCTCAGGTGAGAAAGAACTACTAAAGCCCATGCACCGTACAAAAACACTTACAGTTATACCCTTAAAAATACTTCTAAAACGTCTTCTGTgctcaaattaaaaacacacattttgctTTAAGAAACATAGTTTGTTTGTGGTACAAGCAAGATTTTGAGTTCCCCTTGAAATTCCAGAGGCAGATACTATAAATCTAATTTGAAACAGCCCATAGTGTTCCGAAAAACGGATTTTAAAGCTCAGCCACAGAAGTACAGAGAATGACATGTTAATttcatcaaacacaaacatattcaaGTACAGTGAATGTTATCATTGATGTCTATTGCTGAATATAACCTGCAGAATAATGTGGTTTCACTTTAAGGATATTTTCTTCCTCAAGCAGGAGCTGACCTCTCAGAATTTGGCTCCATTGGGGGCAATACTGAAACATTTACCGAACCGCTCTCACGTGAGTTTCATTTTGTGAATGTCGGTGACTAGGAAAAATGGTTAATGAACAGTTGTGACTTGTATGTTTGTTTGCCTATCGAAGGTTATCCAATAGGAGGTGCTACCCGgagaggtaaaataaataatccagtgTTGCAGTAGCTGGTTTACTTGAGATAGCTGCTACATTCTTGGGGCCTAATGTTCTCGCTGCAGCATATATCAACACATCTGTTCAGTCATGCTGGGTGTAATTTTCTCACACTGCTTACTTGCTTGTTACTTGAGCAAACTGATACCATGCATGGTAAATACGAAgtgaaatgcagtttagcacAACAACCTGGTTATGTTTAAAGATACTAAAACTGCTAACCAACTAACTTTGTATCTTGTCTGTAATCGCAAACGAATACTTAACAGATGGATACTTCTTGGAAAAGTGCAATTACTTCCTGAGTCTCCACTGGTTGCCAAGCAACCTCACTGTGTGAACAAGATCTCACAGAGAGCCAAGATCTTGCATATAATCCTTTGTAAAAAAACcacaatgtgttgtttttacacttctGATTTTGtacagattaaacaaacaactCTGGAGCtgtcattagtttttgttgcttttggaCTGAGCCAGGGTAGCTCTTTTCACTGTTTCCAGACCTTGTGCTAAGTTGAGCCAACGACTGCTGGATGTAGCATCATGTTttccatgcagacacagggatcCTATCAGTCTTCTCATCTTAACCTTGGCAAGGAGGAGCGTATTTCCCAAAAAAGCGAACCAGTTCCTTCATGCCAGCTGTCTGCTTCTCACTCACTGTTGCCGCAAAGCTCATCTGCAATCTATGCTTAAACTTAGTGCCAGTGCTACAGTGCAGCATTCACCTGTGTGTTCTGAGTCGGTACGCTCCCGCGGGAGGGTTGTCACTCGTCAGTCCCGCTCCCTCGCTCTGCTGAGCTTGGTGTTTCCATGCTGGGAGCGATGAGCACAGATGCCaagcatcaaaataaaaaaaacatataatttaGAGAATAATCTATTCGCCATGACTGTCATGTATTTAttgttctgtgtcttttttttcgcCAGCTGGcaacaggaggagaggaagggactGATCACGGACGCATGAGAGTACCTCCCTTGAAAAGGCAGAGAGAACGCCGAGGTTGAAACTGGTGTTTTGATACAGGGGATACGTCTGAAATGTCAGTGCTTTCCAACTGACTTCAGAAAACTATTCTCATAAACAATTTAATGGTGCTTTGAATGTATACAGGTTcagtatacagtatgtaaacagctcaaatgaacattttggcAAGACTTTAAAGATGAATCAAGTCAAGGCAGCGATAAAATCATCTAAATCCATTAGgttagttatatatatataaaaaacacttcagctCTAAACTACTTAATGCTTTTACTAGAGGTGAAGGTTAAAATCAGGTTTTTACAAGCTGTTTGAGTAGATTAATAAATGTCAGCATgacaatgatttaaaaataaatgatgtgttttctgactgtttttgttcttttttttttgtttttaatttctccggCTTAAAGTCGTTTAAGGTTTCATGTAAATTTTATCTATGCTTGTATCATTTGGGTTGATGTAGCTAAATGCAAGtattcccttttttattttgttttttaaacatcatCCATTAAAGTGCTTTTTGTTGAGATGAATGTGCCAGTTAGAAAAGGTCATTGTGTTGTGGAGTCATTTCTGTGTCCCGACGAAGTTCTTCAGTGTTACTACTTAAAAGATATGCTAAGATGTCACATCTAAATATTATGTCTGCAGCGTGTACTTCTTAGCTGAAGGTGATTGAGTTAGACAGTAAAAGCTATATCCTGTAGGTTTTAAGAGGGAGCTCAAGAGGACATTATTTCAAGTATAAATCAAAGAAAAGGACCCTACAGAAAACTAATGAACGAATAAAACTTACAACATATACAGCATATACAAGAAGTGGCTGATAATGAGAAAACCTACCAATGGCTAGACAATGCTGAACTGACATCACAGAGGCACtgatcatggcagcacaagaacaggCCCTAAATACAAGAGCCACAGAGGCCGAGATCTACCAGACTAGGTCAGACCCAAGgtgcagactgtgcaaagaCGCCTCTGAGACGgtccagcacatagtagcagggtgtatAATATGCTAGCCGGGTCAGCGTACATGGAGAGGCATTATCAAATGGCTGGGATAGTGTACAGGCCCAATGggccacaccacagaaggtggttAAGAACAACAGAGCCAAGGTTCTGTTGGGCTGCAGCTTTCAGACTGACAAACAGTTCCTGACTAACCAACTAGACATATTGGTGatggacaaagagcagaagagggtggtggtgatagatgtggcgACACACAAAAAGGCTGAGAaggcagctggaacagatgtgaAAGGTTAAGGCGAGCATGTTTCCCTTTGGTAGTAGGAGCACTTGGGGCAGTGACCCCTAAACTGGGAGAATGGCTCCAACAGATgccaggaacaacacctgaagcttCAGTCCAGAAGAGTGCAGTCCTACTGCGCAgaaccctcaaactcccagACCTCTGGTAAAGGACCCAAGTATTAgtaaaatctcatctcatcttccataccgcttaatcctccactagggttgcggggggcATCAGACGGTAGactctggacaggtcgccagcctatcacagggctaaaaCATAGACAAACGACCATTCGCACttacactcacacctaaggtcaatttagagtcaccaactagcctaacaagcatgtctttggaggtgggaggaagccggagtacccgcaGAGaacccacgcggacacaggataaaacatacaaacctggaccttctcgctgggaagCATccgcgctaaccaccgagctaCTGTGTGCCACTataagtaaaatatttaaataaaagaccaCAATAATATACCCTTTA
This sequence is a window from Mugil cephalus isolate CIBA_MC_2020 chromosome 9, CIBA_Mcephalus_1.1, whole genome shotgun sequence. Protein-coding genes within it:
- the postnb gene encoding periostin, osteoblast specific factor b isoform X5, translating into MKLLFVAAFALFVLSTFDSAESSAYDKIVAHSRIRARKEGPNVCALQQVMGTKKKYFSTCRNWYQGAICGKKATVLYECCPGYVKMDGMRGCPAVAPIDHVYGSLAIVKATSTQNYADISKLRPEIEGPGSFTFFAPSNDAWELLDETMRSALVSNVNIELYNALHYHMTNKRFLTKDLKNGMTVTSMYNDLGLLINHYPNGVVTVNCARIIYGNQIATNGVVHVIDRVISGVGNTIQNVLDVDDDLTTLSDLVQTAGLAEKLGEPGHYTLFAPTNDAFDKLDSDMLERFQSNKDVLKALLSYHLLNSVQCSEAIMAGSSHETLEGHNIEIGCDGESLTVNGIKMVLKKDIVTSNGVIHLIDQVLIPDSAKQVTELLGTSQSTFGDMVSELGLSAAMRPGIEYSFLAPHNAVFTDEVMSIDQSDLKLILENHIFKNKIVLREMYNGQMLETIAGKFLRVFIYRTAMCIENACLIRGSKEGSNGALHLTRTLLKPAEQSMFEILTENGGFKIFLSLMEAAGLTDLLRQQGAFTLFAPSDKAFAGLSERDMNLLKSDINALRTILLYHVTNGIFIGDGLEPGVTNLFKSLQGSNLKVMLANNTVQVNSLQVPQSDAMATNGVIHFVNQVLYPADIPVGSQELMALFRRLISYMQIKFITGFRYQEIPLTFLTKIIQMEPTVTKVTRVIEGPPSITKVTRVIESKPSVTKVTRVIEGPPTITKVTRVVAAGNRRRGRD